Proteins co-encoded in one Acidovorax sp. 69 genomic window:
- a CDS encoding transporter, with protein MPPAASPPTTLSPSASLNYGGDAAGLICGYLLGANTVPREVDSAQAAQWLAGLQAGADLQGQFLWLHFNLSQTQAVRWMERHADLPEAFFDALRDRSFSTRIERDDDTLIAVLNDAHFDFAFEPSDIATLWTSVAPHLMVTGRTRPLRSVDALRTAVRSGNAPCSSVALLAELMRTQASGLVNIVRGVTQRIDDVEDALLAGRLDHKRARLGVLRRLLVRLQRLLAPEPAALFRLLQHPPAWMGADDAQELRDSTEEFSVVLRDMQGLQERIKLLQEEIAASVQEANSRSLFVLTVVTVLALPINILAGLFGMNVGGVPLADNGHGFWIIVAVVAAFTAVAGWLALRGARDQ; from the coding sequence GTGCCGCCTGCAGCTTCCCCTCCCACAACGCTCTCCCCCAGCGCCAGCCTGAACTACGGAGGCGACGCGGCTGGGCTGATCTGTGGATACCTGCTGGGTGCCAACACCGTGCCGCGCGAGGTCGATTCGGCCCAGGCCGCGCAGTGGCTGGCGGGCCTGCAGGCCGGGGCCGATCTGCAGGGGCAGTTCCTGTGGCTGCATTTCAACCTGAGCCAGACGCAGGCGGTGCGCTGGATGGAGCGGCACGCCGACCTGCCCGAAGCCTTTTTTGATGCACTCAGGGACCGCTCGTTCTCCACCCGCATCGAGCGCGACGACGACACGCTGATTGCGGTGCTCAATGACGCACATTTTGATTTTGCGTTCGAGCCGTCGGACATTGCGACCCTGTGGACCAGCGTGGCGCCGCACCTCATGGTGACGGGGCGCACCCGCCCCTTGCGCTCGGTGGACGCGCTGCGCACGGCGGTGCGCAGCGGCAATGCGCCCTGCTCCAGCGTGGCCCTGCTGGCAGAGCTGATGCGCACCCAGGCGTCGGGACTGGTGAACATTGTTCGCGGCGTAACCCAGCGCATCGACGATGTGGAAGATGCTCTGCTGGCGGGCCGGCTGGACCACAAGCGCGCCCGGCTGGGTGTACTGCGTCGCCTGCTGGTGCGCCTGCAGCGCCTGCTGGCGCCAGAGCCCGCAGCGTTGTTCCGCCTGCTGCAGCACCCCCCAGCCTGGATGGGCGCCGACGATGCCCAGGAGCTGCGCGACTCGACCGAAGAGTTCTCGGTGGTGTTGCGCGACATGCAGGGCCTGCAAGAGCGCATCAAGCTGCTGCAGGAGGAGATTGCCGCCAGCGTGCAGGAGGCCAACAGCCGCAGCCTGTTTGTGCTGACGGTGGTAACTGTGCTCGCCCTGCCCATCAACATCCTGGCCGGGTTGTTTGGCATGAATGTGGGCGGCGTTCCGCTGGCGGACAACGGCCACGGCTTCTGGATCATTGTGGCGGTGGTGGCGGCCTTCACGGCGGTGGCGGGGTGGCTGGCACTGCGGGGCGCGCGCGACCAGTAG
- a CDS encoding GlxA family transcriptional regulator, whose product MSNTVPPPIHVYFALLPGSLVLDWAGPAEALRIANQALANRGLPERFVQHFVSPTPQSVTSVGAVLTGLEALPATLPTPAWVVLVGLAGKHINVESEEARVLLHWLRALRPVAGLQELITVCAGSVLAAHAGLLTGRRVTTHHLHLDELAAVDPRCDVVANRVFVADGAVYSSAGVTTGIDLLLHRISDTCGPALAAQVAQSMVVALRRGPNDPEFSPFLHHRNHLHPALHRVQDAVGQQPQADWSVPQMAEVAHTSPRHLTRLFLEHAGIAPLQYLRRIRLATAEAALQSGRNVTQAALMAGFSSDTQLRRAWHQFGRGGTPSQGSARSH is encoded by the coding sequence ATGTCCAACACAGTGCCCCCTCCCATTCATGTGTACTTTGCCCTGCTCCCAGGCAGCCTGGTGCTGGACTGGGCGGGCCCGGCCGAGGCCTTGCGCATCGCCAACCAGGCCCTGGCCAACCGGGGCCTGCCTGAGCGTTTTGTGCAGCACTTCGTCAGCCCCACGCCCCAGTCGGTGACCTCGGTGGGAGCCGTGCTGACAGGGCTTGAAGCACTGCCCGCCACCCTGCCCACGCCCGCATGGGTGGTGCTGGTGGGTCTGGCCGGCAAGCACATCAACGTGGAAAGCGAAGAGGCCCGCGTGCTGTTGCACTGGCTGCGCGCACTACGGCCCGTTGCGGGGCTGCAGGAGCTGATCACCGTGTGCGCTGGCTCGGTGCTGGCCGCACACGCGGGGCTGCTGACAGGCCGCCGCGTTACCACGCACCACCTGCACCTTGACGAACTGGCTGCCGTGGACCCGCGCTGCGATGTGGTGGCCAACCGCGTGTTTGTGGCCGATGGCGCCGTGTACAGCAGCGCAGGTGTGACCACAGGCATCGACCTGCTGCTACACCGCATCTCCGACACCTGCGGCCCGGCCCTGGCGGCCCAGGTGGCGCAGTCCATGGTGGTGGCGCTACGCCGAGGGCCCAACGACCCCGAGTTCTCGCCCTTTCTGCACCACCGCAACCACCTGCACCCCGCCCTGCACCGCGTGCAGGACGCCGTGGGCCAGCAACCGCAGGCCGATTGGAGCGTGCCGCAGATGGCCGAAGTGGCCCATACCTCGCCGCGCCACCTCACACGGCTATTTCTGGAACATGCGGGCATTGCCCCGCTGCAGTACCTGCGCCGCATCCGGCTGGCAACCGCCGAGGCCGCGCTGCAGTCGGGGCGCAATGTGACGCAGGCGGCTCTGATGGCGGGGTTCAGCTCGGACACGCAATTGCGCCGGGCATGGCACCAGTTCGGACGTGGCGGCACGCCGTCGCAGGGCAGCGCGCGCAGTCATTGA
- a CDS encoding GAF domain-containing protein — protein sequence MQEPPRPANEPDRLQALRQLLILDTPPEERFDRLTAFAAQEFDVPTALLSLIDDDRQWFKSRVGMDQCETSRGISFCGHAILQDDIMVVPDVNQDERFTDNPLVTGEPYIQFYAGAPLKLPGGQNVGTLCLLDNKPRTLDAIDLAILGSLRDLAVEELVRRQQGASTP from the coding sequence ATGCAAGAACCACCCCGCCCCGCCAACGAGCCCGACCGCCTGCAGGCGCTGCGCCAGTTGCTGATTCTGGACACCCCCCCTGAAGAACGGTTTGACCGCCTGACGGCGTTTGCCGCACAGGAGTTTGATGTGCCCACAGCGCTGCTATCGCTGATCGATGACGACCGGCAGTGGTTCAAATCGCGGGTGGGCATGGACCAGTGCGAGACCTCGCGGGGCATCTCGTTCTGTGGCCACGCCATCCTGCAGGACGACATCATGGTCGTGCCCGATGTGAACCAGGACGAACGCTTCACCGACAACCCGCTGGTGACGGGCGAGCCCTACATCCAGTTTTATGCGGGGGCGCCGCTCAAGCTGCCTGGCGGGCAGAACGTGGGCACGCTGTGCCTGCTGGACAACAAACCCCGCACACTGGACGCCATCGACCTCGCCATCTTGGGGTCACTGCGCGATCTGGCGGTGGAAGAACTGGTGCGGCGCCAGCAGGGAGCCTCGACCCCATGA
- a CDS encoding DJ-1/PfpI family protein, with protein sequence MSAHPTQGAPFPLQVAILVFDEVEALDLGGPYEVFTTASRMHQRLHPGSPAPFEVRCVARSLAPVRARAGLRVLPDADFATATAPDVLIVPGGVVDAAAACPATRAWVAQAASDAQITASVCTGAFILAAAGVLTEGPATTHWEDIADLRRQCPQLDVRENVRWVDRGALVTSAGISAGIDMSLHLVTRLVSAALSERTARQMDTPWNKSP encoded by the coding sequence ATGAGCGCCCACCCCACGCAGGGAGCACCGTTCCCTTTGCAAGTCGCCATCCTGGTCTTCGACGAGGTGGAGGCCCTGGACCTGGGCGGCCCCTATGAAGTCTTCACCACTGCCAGCCGCATGCACCAGCGCCTGCACCCCGGCAGCCCCGCACCCTTTGAGGTGCGTTGCGTGGCCCGCAGCCTGGCACCGGTGCGCGCCCGCGCAGGCCTGCGCGTGTTGCCCGATGCAGACTTTGCCACCGCCACGGCGCCTGACGTGCTCATCGTGCCAGGCGGCGTGGTCGATGCCGCTGCCGCCTGCCCAGCCACCCGGGCCTGGGTGGCCCAGGCCGCAAGCGATGCGCAGATCACGGCCTCGGTGTGCACGGGGGCGTTCATTTTGGCGGCGGCGGGCGTTCTCACCGAAGGGCCCGCCACCACACACTGGGAGGACATTGCCGACCTGCGCAGGCAGTGTCCCCAGCTCGACGTGCGCGAGAATGTGCGCTGGGTGGACCGGGGTGCGCTGGTCACATCTGCAGGCATCAGCGCTGGCATCGACATGAGCCTGCACCTGGTCACGCGCCTGGTCAGCGCCGCGCTGTCCGAGCGCACGGCCCGCCAGATGGACACCCCGTGGAACAAAAGCCCTTGA
- the ppk2 gene encoding polyphosphate kinase 2 yields the protein MFYNNTLDTQELMQRIANDLIDSYDEELELEIEDRNVDDIGAPQPTDRLARQQYFKDLFQLQGELVKLQDWVQHSRQKVVILFEGRDAAGKGGVIKRITQRLNPRVARVAALPAPNDRERTQWYFQRYVAHLPAAGEMVLFDRSWYNRAGVERVMGFCSDDEYEEFFRTVPEFEKMLVRSGITLVKYWFSITDEEQHLRFLGRIHDPLKQWKLSPMDLESRVRWEAYTKAKETMLERTHIPEAPWWVVQAVDKKKARLNCIAHLLSQLPYQDVPHPAVVLPERVRNPEYLRQPVPASMYVPEIY from the coding sequence ATGTTCTACAACAACACCCTCGATACCCAGGAGCTGATGCAACGCATCGCCAATGACCTGATCGACAGCTACGACGAGGAGCTGGAGCTGGAGATCGAGGACCGTAACGTGGATGACATTGGCGCGCCCCAGCCCACCGACCGGCTGGCGCGTCAGCAATATTTCAAGGACCTGTTTCAGCTGCAAGGCGAGCTGGTCAAGCTGCAGGACTGGGTGCAGCACAGCCGCCAGAAGGTGGTGATTTTGTTTGAAGGGCGTGACGCTGCCGGCAAGGGTGGCGTCATCAAGCGCATCACCCAGCGGTTGAACCCGCGTGTGGCGCGCGTGGCCGCGCTGCCTGCCCCCAACGACCGTGAACGCACACAGTGGTACTTTCAGCGTTACGTGGCGCACCTGCCTGCGGCCGGCGAGATGGTGCTGTTTGACCGCAGTTGGTACAACCGCGCCGGGGTGGAGCGTGTGATGGGCTTTTGCTCTGATGATGAGTACGAGGAATTCTTCCGTACCGTGCCTGAGTTCGAGAAGATGCTTGTGCGCTCGGGCATCACGCTGGTCAAATACTGGTTCTCCATCACCGACGAAGAGCAGCACCTGCGCTTTCTGGGTCGCATCCACGACCCGCTCAAGCAGTGGAAATTGAGCCCCATGGACCTGGAAAGCCGCGTGCGCTGGGAGGCCTACACCAAGGCCAAGGAAACCATGCTCGAGCGCACGCACATCCCCGAGGCGCCATGGTGGGTTGTGCAGGCGGTGGACAAGAAAAAGGCGCGCCTCAATTGCATTGCCCACCTGTTGTCGCAGTTGCCGTACCAGGATGTGCCGCACCCGGCCGTGGTATTGCCCGAACGGGTGCGCAACCCCGAATATTTGCGCCAGCCCGTGCCCGCCAGCATGTACGTTCCGGAGATTTACTGA
- a CDS encoding response regulator, whose protein sequence is MSDHNPQDILLIEPSSLTGSIIVATARQLNLPAVRQVSSVRMAQQRLGHQDFAGVIVSIDEQEQEAVALLEQVRNDALAVHANVPVAVTTAQVDASTAVKMKALQVRRVLIKPFKVRDVIATIAMLRDS, encoded by the coding sequence ATGAGCGACCACAACCCCCAAGACATTTTGCTGATCGAACCCAGCTCGCTGACCGGCAGCATCATCGTCGCCACGGCCCGCCAGCTGAACCTGCCTGCCGTGCGGCAAGTGAGCAGCGTGCGCATGGCCCAGCAGCGGCTAGGCCACCAGGACTTCGCGGGCGTGATCGTCTCGATCGACGAGCAAGAGCAAGAGGCCGTGGCCCTGCTGGAGCAGGTGCGCAACGACGCACTGGCCGTGCACGCCAACGTGCCGGTGGCGGTGACGACCGCGCAGGTGGATGCATCCACCGCCGTGAAGATGAAGGCGCTGCAGGTGCGGCGGGTGCTGATCAAGCCCTTCAAGGTACGGGACGTGATCGCCACCATTGCCATGCTGAGGGACTCGTAA